In Candidatus Cloacimonadota bacterium, the following are encoded in one genomic region:
- a CDS encoding TatD family deoxyribonuclease, with the protein MSPQTFPTQTLVDGHCHLANLSLLMPLEPLLEEAARKGVARWLSSALTREEIHYYLDHPRPEISFSAGIHPNYEGCDLVLEDIASLCSENRIWAVGEIGLDRNGPPLPEQEKILTRQLELASDHALPVVLHIVGHQQRAYDILRGFKLRYLVHGYAGSLEGFRLLARLDSWFTVSERILRPDKHALLCEMVTHRHCLAETDITRHYVKENEPNPLLRLSDVVERACGLAGISREDFVKVQDESLAALMEHSHG; encoded by the coding sequence ATGAGCCCGCAAACCTTTCCGACCCAGACCCTTGTTGACGGCCATTGCCACCTGGCCAACCTTAGCCTGCTGATGCCCCTGGAACCCCTTTTGGAAGAAGCCGCGCGCAAGGGCGTAGCGCGCTGGCTGTCCTCCGCCCTCACCCGGGAGGAGATTCACTATTATCTGGACCATCCGCGCCCGGAAATCAGCTTCAGCGCCGGTATCCATCCCAATTATGAAGGCTGCGACCTTGTCCTGGAAGACATCGCCTCCCTCTGCTCCGAAAACCGGATTTGGGCGGTGGGGGAAATTGGCCTGGACCGCAACGGCCCCCCTCTGCCGGAACAGGAGAAGATTCTCACCCGACAGTTGGAACTCGCTTCCGACCACGCCCTGCCCGTGGTGCTGCATATCGTGGGACACCAACAACGGGCTTACGACATCCTGCGAGGGTTTAAGCTGCGCTATCTGGTGCACGGCTACGCCGGAAGCCTTGAAGGATTCAGGCTGCTGGCCCGGCTGGATAGCTGGTTCACCGTTAGCGAAAGGATACTGCGGCCGGACAAACACGCCCTGCTGTGCGAAATGGTCACCCACCGGCACTGCCTCGCGGAGACCGACATCACCCGCCATTACGTGAAGGAAAACGAGCCCAACCCCCTGCTTAGGCTTTCGGACGTGGTCGAGCGTGCCTGCGGGCTGGCCGGCATTTCCCGGGAGGACTTTGTCAAGGTGCAGGATGAGAGCCTTGCGGCTCTGATGGAGCACTCACATGGCTGA
- a CDS encoding tRNA threonylcarbamoyladenosine dehydratase, whose translation MADSVLSRSALLLGEEAIARLKGASVCVVGLGGVGSYAVEALARAGIGRFTLIDFDIVGETNLNRQLFALRETIGQAKVDLAQRRILAINPEAKVICHQEFLDADNRVELLAEVDSFIDAIDSLGPKIGLLEYAVRRELEFVSVMGAGNRLDPAQVQLTSIKKSHNCPLARRVRNYLGRRGIKADFPCVWSSELPLRPDEDTDIPDEIILQRGRQRQTVGSVSYLPAIMGMVAASWVIRQIACR comes from the coding sequence ATGGCTGATTCCGTCCTCAGCCGCAGCGCGCTGCTCCTGGGCGAAGAAGCCATTGCCAGGTTGAAAGGGGCGAGCGTCTGCGTTGTCGGTCTTGGCGGAGTGGGTTCCTACGCCGTGGAAGCCCTCGCCCGGGCCGGCATCGGGCGTTTCACCCTCATCGATTTTGATATAGTGGGGGAAACCAACCTCAACCGCCAGCTCTTCGCCCTGCGCGAAACCATCGGACAAGCCAAGGTGGATTTGGCCCAACGGCGTATCCTGGCCATCAACCCGGAGGCAAAAGTCATCTGCCACCAGGAATTTCTGGATGCCGATAACCGTGTGGAACTGCTGGCGGAAGTCGATTCCTTCATCGACGCCATCGACAGCCTCGGCCCTAAGATCGGCCTGCTTGAATACGCCGTGCGCCGGGAACTGGAGTTCGTCTCCGTGATGGGCGCGGGAAACCGGCTCGACCCCGCCCAGGTCCAGCTCACCTCCATAAAAAAGAGCCACAACTGCCCCCTCGCCCGCCGGGTGCGCAACTATCTAGGACGCAGAGGCATAAAGGCCGATTTCCCCTGCGTCTGGTCCTCCGAGCTCCCCCTGCGCCCGGATGAGGACACCGACATCCCCGACGAGATCATCCTCCAGCGCGGCCGCCAACGCCAAACGGTCGGCTCCGTCAGCTATCTGCCTGCCATCATGGGCATGGTCGCAGCCAGTTGGGTGATTCGCCAGATCGCCTGCCGGTGA